From the genome of Yersinia enterocolitica, one region includes:
- the flgJ gene encoding flagellar assembly peptidoglycan hydrolase FlgJ (Flagellum-specific muramidase which hydrolyzes the peptidoglycan layer to assemble the rod structure in the periplasmic space) — protein MSDLMAMSGAAYDAQSLNTLKRDAARDPQGNLRQVAQQVEGMFVQMMLKSMRSALPQDGVMNSDQTRLYTSMYDQQVAQQMSVKGLGLADMMVEQLSGSTSPSETAGTVPMLLDNEVLQTLPAQALAQMVRRAMPTPPANNSASLPQGTGNFVARMSIPAQIASQQSGIPHQLIVAQAALESGWGQREIPTADGKTSYNVFGIKAGSNWDGPVSEITTTEYEQGVAKKTKARFRVYGSYVEAVSDYVKLLTQNPRYANVAAAQSPEQGAHALQQAGYATDPQYAQKLVSVIQQMKNSGEQAVKAYSSDLSQLF, from the coding sequence ATGAGTGATTTGATGGCGATGTCTGGGGCGGCGTATGACGCCCAATCACTGAATACCTTAAAACGTGATGCGGCAAGAGATCCACAGGGTAACTTGAGGCAGGTTGCCCAGCAGGTAGAGGGGATGTTTGTGCAGATGATGCTGAAAAGTATGCGTTCTGCCTTGCCGCAAGATGGCGTGATGAACAGTGATCAGACCCGGCTTTATACCTCGATGTATGACCAACAAGTCGCGCAGCAAATGTCGGTCAAGGGGTTGGGTCTGGCCGATATGATGGTGGAGCAGCTTTCAGGCTCTACCTCGCCAAGTGAAACGGCAGGAACGGTGCCGATGCTGCTGGATAATGAAGTGCTGCAAACATTGCCAGCACAGGCATTGGCACAAATGGTACGTCGCGCCATGCCAACACCGCCAGCCAACAACTCAGCGTCATTGCCACAGGGCACCGGTAATTTCGTGGCGCGGATGTCTATTCCGGCACAAATTGCCAGTCAGCAAAGTGGCATTCCTCATCAGCTGATTGTGGCTCAGGCGGCACTGGAGTCGGGCTGGGGTCAGCGCGAAATTCCGACGGCCGACGGCAAAACCAGTTACAACGTATTTGGCATCAAAGCGGGTAGCAACTGGGATGGTCCAGTCAGTGAAATTACGACTACCGAATATGAGCAAGGTGTGGCGAAGAAAACCAAAGCTCGCTTCCGGGTATATGGCTCATATGTCGAGGCCGTCAGTGATTATGTCAAATTACTGACACAAAACCCGCGCTACGCCAATGTTGCCGCAGCACAAAGCCCTGAGCAGGGGGCACATGCGCTGCAACAAGCCGGTTATGCCACCGACCCGCAATATGCGCAAAAATTAGTCAGCGTGATCCAGCAAATGAAAAATAGCGGCGAACAAGCAGTAAAGGCATACAGCAGCGACCTAAGTCAGTTGTTCTAA
- the flgI gene encoding flagellar basal body P-ring protein FlgI (part of the basal body which consists of four rings L, P, S, and M mounted on a central rod; Vibrio parahaemolyticus, Yersinia, Bradyrhizobium and other bacteria have two copies of this and other flagellar genes; the V. parahaemolyticus protein is associated with the polar flagella and the Bradyrhizobium protein is associated with the thick flagellum), protein MRKQSLVTLFVIQLIVLLTLVSLPATAERIRDLVTVQGVRDNALIGYGLVVGLDGSGDQTMQTPFTTQSLSNMLSQLGITVPPGTNMQLKNVAAVMVTAKLPAFSRAGQTIDIVVSSMGNAKSIRGGTLLMTPLKGVDNQVYALAQGNVLVGGAGAASGGSSVQVNQLTGGRISNGATIERELPTTFGTDGVINLQLNTEDFTMAQQVSDAINRQRGFGSATAIDARTIQVLVPRGSSSQVRFLADIQNIPVNVDAGDAKVIINSRTGSVVMNRNVMLDSCAVAQGNLSVVIDKQNTVSQPDTPFGGGQTVVTPNTQISVQQQGGVLQRVNASPNLNNVVRALNSLGATPIDLMSILQAMQSAGCLRAKLEII, encoded by the coding sequence ATGCGTAAACAGTCACTTGTCACTCTATTTGTTATACAGCTTATTGTGCTGCTCACACTGGTGTCATTACCTGCCACCGCAGAGCGTATCCGCGATTTGGTGACCGTTCAGGGAGTACGTGATAACGCGTTAATCGGTTATGGCCTGGTGGTCGGCCTGGATGGTTCCGGTGACCAGACCATGCAAACGCCGTTTACCACGCAAAGCCTGAGTAACATGCTGTCGCAGTTGGGGATTACCGTACCGCCAGGTACCAATATGCAGCTCAAAAACGTAGCAGCAGTGATGGTCACGGCCAAGTTACCGGCATTCTCCCGTGCCGGGCAAACCATTGATATTGTGGTTTCTTCAATGGGTAATGCCAAAAGTATTCGCGGCGGCACCCTGCTGATGACCCCATTGAAAGGGGTGGATAATCAGGTTTATGCCCTGGCACAAGGTAACGTGCTGGTCGGCGGTGCGGGTGCGGCATCGGGTGGCAGTAGTGTACAGGTCAACCAACTGACCGGTGGGCGAATCAGCAATGGTGCCACTATCGAACGTGAGCTGCCGACGACCTTTGGTACCGATGGTGTGATTAATCTTCAATTGAATACCGAGGATTTCACCATGGCACAACAGGTGAGTGATGCCATTAACCGCCAGCGCGGTTTTGGTTCTGCCACAGCGATTGATGCTCGCACCATTCAGGTTTTGGTCCCGCGCGGCAGCAGCTCGCAAGTGCGTTTCCTGGCAGATATTCAAAATATCCCAGTGAATGTCGATGCGGGTGATGCCAAGGTGATTATCAACTCTCGTACCGGCTCGGTGGTGATGAACCGCAATGTAATGCTGGATTCTTGTGCTGTGGCGCAAGGGAATCTATCGGTGGTGATTGATAAGCAAAATACCGTCAGCCAGCCTGATACCCCATTTGGTGGTGGGCAGACCGTAGTTACCCCGAATACTCAGATTTCCGTTCAGCAACAAGGTGGGGTATTGCAACGCGTCAATGCCAGCCCGAATCTGAATAATGTGGTCCGCGCCCTGAACTCGCTGGGGGCAACCCCGATCGATTTGATGTCTATCTTGCAGGCAATGCAAAGTGCTGGCTGCTTGCGGGCTAAATTGGAAATTATCTGA
- a CDS encoding flagellar basal body L-ring protein FlgH, with amino-acid sequence MDRKPLRKSGGLKWVCMPLTAMLLNGCAYIPHKPLVDGTTSAQPAPASAPLPNGSIFQAAQPMNYGYQPLFEDRRPRNVGDTLTITLQENVSASKSSSANASRNGSSKFGVATAPRYLEGLLGNARADMDISGDNTFGGKGGANANNTFSGTITVTVDRVLANGNLHVVGEKQIAINQGTEFIRFSGVVNPRTISGSNTVTSTQVADARIEYVGNGYINEAQTMGWLQRFFLNISPY; translated from the coding sequence ATGGACAGAAAGCCGCTGCGCAAATCAGGTGGATTGAAATGGGTCTGTATGCCGTTGACGGCGATGCTGCTCAATGGCTGCGCGTATATTCCGCATAAACCACTGGTGGATGGTACCACCTCGGCACAACCGGCACCGGCCAGTGCGCCGTTGCCGAATGGCTCTATTTTCCAGGCTGCTCAGCCAATGAACTATGGTTATCAACCTTTGTTCGAAGACCGTCGCCCACGTAATGTCGGTGACACGCTGACCATTACCTTGCAGGAAAATGTCAGTGCCAGCAAAAGCTCCTCTGCCAACGCTAGCCGTAATGGTTCAAGCAAATTTGGTGTCGCCACCGCGCCGCGTTATCTGGAAGGATTATTGGGCAATGCGCGGGCTGATATGGATATCTCAGGTGACAATACCTTTGGCGGTAAGGGCGGGGCGAATGCCAACAACACCTTCAGCGGCACGATCACCGTTACCGTCGATCGCGTGCTCGCTAACGGCAACTTGCATGTGGTCGGTGAGAAACAGATTGCAATCAACCAGGGGACTGAATTTATCCGCTTCTCTGGGGTAGTAAACCCACGCACCATCAGCGGCAGCAACACTGTGACCTCAACGCAGGTTGCAGATGCGCGCATCGAGTATGTGGGTAATGGTTATATCAATGAAGCGCAGACCATGGGCTGGTTGCAGCGGTTCTTCCTTAATATCTCACCGTACTAA
- the flgG gene encoding flagellar basal-body rod protein FlgG, whose amino-acid sequence MIRSLWIAKTGLDAQQTNMDVIANNLANVSTNGFKRQRAVFEDLLYQTMRQPGAQSSEQTTLPSGLQIGTGVRPVATERLHSQGNLSKTDNTKDIAIKGEGFFQVQMPDGTNAYTRDGSFQVDQNGQLVTSGGFQVQPAITIPANALSMTVGRDGIVSVTLQGQTATQQVGQLTLTTFINNSGLESIGENLYQETASSGAPNETTPGLNGGGLLYQGYVETSNVNVAEELVNMIQTQRAYEINSKAVSTSDQMLQKLTQL is encoded by the coding sequence ATGATCCGATCATTATGGATTGCCAAAACTGGTTTGGATGCACAGCAGACCAATATGGATGTCATCGCCAACAACCTGGCGAACGTCAGCACCAATGGCTTTAAGCGCCAGCGGGCGGTATTTGAAGATTTGCTCTACCAGACGATGCGCCAGCCGGGTGCGCAATCCTCCGAGCAGACAACCTTGCCATCGGGTTTACAGATTGGTACCGGTGTTCGCCCGGTAGCGACAGAGCGTTTACACAGTCAAGGCAACCTGTCCAAGACCGACAATACCAAAGATATCGCCATTAAAGGTGAAGGGTTCTTTCAGGTGCAAATGCCTGATGGTACCAACGCTTATACTCGCGATGGGTCTTTTCAGGTGGACCAAAACGGCCAGTTAGTAACATCCGGCGGTTTTCAGGTACAACCGGCAATTACCATTCCGGCCAATGCTCTGAGCATGACGGTGGGGCGCGACGGGATAGTCAGTGTCACCTTGCAGGGGCAAACTGCCACGCAGCAAGTCGGGCAACTGACATTGACCACATTTATCAATAACAGTGGCTTGGAAAGTATTGGCGAAAACCTGTATCAGGAGACCGCCAGTTCCGGTGCACCAAACGAAACCACGCCAGGTCTGAACGGCGGGGGCTTGCTGTATCAGGGCTATGTTGAAACCTCTAACGTCAATGTGGCGGAAGAGTTGGTCAATATGATCCAGACGCAACGAGCCTATGAAATCAACAGTAAAGCGGTTTCAACTTCAGACCAGATGTTGCAAAAACTGACCCAATTGTAA